The region CGGTGTCACCCTGCACGTCCGATGACACTGCGCCGATCGATTCCAGCTCGTGAATGCCCGGGTTTTGCTTCAGCAACTGCTGGTAGGCCGCCTGACGGCGCTCCATCGGCGGGAAACCGGCAACCCAAAGCTTGATGATATTGGCCTTCCCGTTGAAGTCTTTTATCAGTTGGCCGAACGACTCATTTGCCAGCGAAGCGTCATCCTGCTGCGACACAGTTACGCCGGGAATGCTGCCGCTGACGTCGGTATCAAACACGGACACGGCAATGCCCGCCGCCGCAATGCGTTTGACCAAATCGGTGGAATAGGGCGCACGGCCCTGCGAGAGAATAATGCCGTCATATTTTTGGCTGATGGCCTGGTTCACGAAGTCTTGAAAACGCGCGTCGTCACCGTTACTGAGGAAGGTATCGACCTTAAAGCCCAGCTTGCGTCCCTCCTGGATGGCGCCCGCCAGAAACTGAGTGGTGTTGTCGTCTGAACCCAGGTTACGGATCACCGCAACGCGGATCGGCCCCTGATGCTGGGCGATGGCGGTTGGCACCGGAGCCGGCGTGGAGGATTCTGCGGCGAACAGCGGCAGAGCGGCCAGCAGGCCAATGGCCAGTAGTGGTGTGTTTATCGTTTTCATTATTATTGGCTCCAAAAGCAGGTGATAGCTATCCCGGTAAGAGGGTATTTATAGCAATCTTTACATCTGGACGTCTATATATAATGTTGAAATATATCGCTTCTGGGCGGCAGATAAAATTTGCCTGCGATGGCGTCTTTTGAGGGGGGCAACAAATAAAAAAGGGCCAAGCAGCTGCTTGGCCCTTAAGGCAGTGAAAACGGAAGTTACTTCACCTGCATTCCCGGCTGGGCGCCGCTGTCCGGGCTGAGCAGGAAGATCTCTTTGCCGCCTGGGCCGGCAGCCATCACCATGCCTTCGGAAATGCCGAAACGCATTTTGCGCGGCGCAAGGTTGGCGACCATGATGGTCAGGCGGCCTTCGAGCGCTTTAGGATCCGGGTAGGCGGAACGGATGCCGGAGAAGATCTGACGAGACTCGCCGCCCAGATCCAACTGCAGTTTCAGCAGTTTGTCAGAGCCTTCGACAAAGTCGGCGCTCTTGATCAAGGCGATGCGCATATCAACTTTGGCGAAGTCGTCAAAGGTGATGGTTTCCTGAATCGGATCTTCAGCCAGCGGGCCGCTGACCACTTTCGCCGCCGTCATGTCTTCTTTTGAAGCGCTGACCATTTCATTCACCTTGTCCAGATCGATACGGTTGAACAGAGCTTTGAACGCATTAACCTGGTGGCCCAGCAGCGGCTGCTGGATCGCATCCCAGGTCAGTTCGCAGTTAAGGAAGGCTTCGGTACGTTCCGTCAGCGATGGCAGCACCGGCTTGAGGTAGGTCATCAGCACGCGGAACAGGTTGATGCCCATCGAGCAGATGGCCTGCAACTCGGCATCGCGGCCTTCTTGCTTGGCGACGACCCATGGCGCCTGCTCATCCACATAACGGTTGGCCAAATCGGCCAGCGCCATTATTTCGCGGATTGCACGGCCGGACTCACGGCTGGCGTAGGCATCGGCGATGCTGCCTGCCGCGTCAACGAAGGTTTGGTACAGCGCCGGATCGGCCAGGTTATCGGCCAGTTGGCCGCCAAAGCGCTTGCTGATAAAGCCGGCGTTGCGTGAAGCCAGGTTAACCACCTTGTTCACGATATCGGCGTTCACGCGTTGCACGAAATCTTCCAGATTCAGGTCGATATCGTCAATGCGCGAGGACAGCTTGGCGGCATAGTAGTAACGCAGGCAGTCGGCATCCAGATGTTGCAGGTAGGTGCCGGCCTTGATAAAGGTGCCGCGGGACTTGGACATCTTGGCGCCGTTTACCGTCACATAACCGTGTACGAACAGGTTGGTCGGTTTGCGGAAGTGACTGCCTTCCAGCATCGCCGGCCAGAACAGGCTGTGGAAATACACGATGTCTTTGCCGATGAAGTGATACAGCTCGGTGCTGGAATCCTTGCGCCAGAACTCGTCGAAGTCCAGATCGCCGCGTTTGTCGCACAGATTTTTGAAGGAGCCCATGTAGCCGATCGGCGCATCCAGCCAGACGTAGAAGTATTTGCCCGGCGCGTCCGGGATCTCAAAGCCGAAGTAAGGAGCATCGCGGGAAATATCCCACTGTTGCAGACCCGACTCAAACCACTCCTGCATCTTGTTCGCCACCTGCTCTTGCAGCGCGCCGGAACGGGTCCAGGCCTGCAGCATTTCGCTGAACGAAGGCAGATCGAAGAAGAAGTGCTCCGAATCACGCAAGATCGGCGTGGCGCCGGAAACAACGGATTTGGGATCGATAAGCTCGGTCGGGCTGTAGGTCGCGCCGCACACTTCGCAGTTGTCGCCGTATTGATCCGGCGATTTGCATTTCGGACAGGTGCCTTTCACGAAACGGTCAGGCAGGAACATGCCTTTTTCCGGATCGTACAACTGGGAAATGGTCCGGTTCTTGATAAAGCCGTTTTCTTTCAGGCGGCCGTATATCAGGCTCGAGAGTTCACGGTTTTCATCGCTATGGGTAGAGTGATAGTTATCGTAGCTGATGCCAAAACCGGCGAAATCCTGTTGGTGCTCCTGGCTCATTTCCGCAATCATTTCTTCCGGCTCGATGCCCAACTGCTGAGCTTTCAGCATGATCGGCGTGCCGTGCGCGTCGTCCGCACAGATGAAATGAACCTCGTGGCCGCGCATTCGTTGGTAACGAACCCAGATATCTGCCTGGATGTGCTCGAGCATGTGGCCGAGATGGATGGAACCATTTGCGTACGGTAGCGCGCACGTCACCAATAATTTTTTCGCGACTTGAGCCATAGTGAGAACTTGCTTTCTGTAATGAATAAAAAGGGTCTTCGATGTTACCCGATCGCGCTCTCTACGGCTAGGGCGGTTTCTTTCTGCAGACACACGCCAGCGGACCTGCAGTTCTGATATGCTTAGCGGGAAGCTATCCATTCAAAATCAAGGAGCCGGGATGAACGCAAAATCCCCCGAGCAGACCAACCCCGAAGTTCTGCGTGCCCTGGTGACCGGTGTACTGGCCGCCTTTGAACACCCGACGTTGAAAAACAATCTGACCGCGCTGAAGGCAATTCACCATTGCGCGCTGTTGGATCATGTATTGCACATTGAATTGGTCATGCCGTTCGCCTGGCAGAGCGCCTTTGAGGCGCTGAAAGACCGCGTTAGCGCAGAACTGCTGCGCGTCACCGGCGCAGAGGCAATCGAGTGGAAGTTGAAGCATGACATCGCCACGCTGAAACGCGCCAACGATCAGGCCGGCATCAAGGGCGTGCGCAACATCATCGCCATCAGTTCCGGCAAAGGCGGCGTGGGGAAATCCACCACCGCCGTCAATCTGGCATTGGCGCTGGCAGCCGAAGGCGCGAAGGTCGGTATTCTGGACGCCGACATCTATGGCCCGTCGATCCCCAATATGTTGGGCACCGAGCATGAACGGCCAACCTCGCCGGATGGTCAGCATATGGCGCCGATCCTGGCGCATGGTCTGGCGACCAATTCTATCGGTTATCTGGTGACCGACGACAATGCCATGGTGTGGCGCGGCCCGATGGCCAGCAAGGCGCTGATGCAACTGCTGCAGGACACGCTGTGGCCGGACCTGGACTATCTGGTGCTGGATATGCCGCCGGGCACCGGTGATATCCAACTGACGCTGTCGCAGAACATTCCGGTTACCGGCGCGCTGGTGGTTACCACGCCGCAGGATATCGCCTTGCTGGACGCGGCCAAAGGCATTGTGATGTTCGAAAAAGTGCATGTGCCGGTGCTGGGCATTGTGGAAAACATGAGCGTGCATATTTGCAGCAACTGCGGTCATCATGAGCCGATTTTCGGCACTGGCGGGGCAGAGAAGTTGGTGAAGAAGTACAACAGCCGCTTGCTGGGGCAACTGCCGTTGCATATCTCGCTGCGTGAAGATTTGGATCGCGGCGCGCCGACGGTAATCAGCCGCCCGGACAGCGAATTCGCTGAACTGTATCGCCAGCTTGCCGGCCGTGTCGCGGCGCAGATGTATTGGCAGGGCGAAGCCATTCCGACGGA is a window of Serratia plymuthica DNA encoding:
- a CDS encoding sugar ABC transporter substrate-binding protein → MKTINTPLLAIGLLAALPLFAAESSTPAPVPTAIAQHQGPIRVAVIRNLGSDDNTTQFLAGAIQEGRKLGFKVDTFLSNGDDARFQDFVNQAISQKYDGIILSQGRAPYSTDLVKRIAAAGIAVSVFDTDVSGSIPGVTVSQQDDASLANESFGQLIKDFNGKANIIKLWVAGFPPMERRQAAYQQLLKQNPGIHELESIGAVSSDVQGDTANKVGAVLAKYPKGKIDAIWGTWDAFSQGAYKALKENGRTEIKLYSIDISNQDLQLMREANSPWKVSVAVDTKLIGAVNLRLVANKIAGEATPATYEFKAASIPQALLASQPGPVNVAGLAKIIPGWGSSSDFIQPWFATLQAKSGK
- the metG gene encoding methionine--tRNA ligase, coding for MAQVAKKLLVTCALPYANGSIHLGHMLEHIQADIWVRYQRMRGHEVHFICADDAHGTPIMLKAQQLGIEPEEMIAEMSQEHQQDFAGFGISYDNYHSTHSDENRELSSLIYGRLKENGFIKNRTISQLYDPEKGMFLPDRFVKGTCPKCKSPDQYGDNCEVCGATYSPTELIDPKSVVSGATPILRDSEHFFFDLPSFSEMLQAWTRSGALQEQVANKMQEWFESGLQQWDISRDAPYFGFEIPDAPGKYFYVWLDAPIGYMGSFKNLCDKRGDLDFDEFWRKDSSTELYHFIGKDIVYFHSLFWPAMLEGSHFRKPTNLFVHGYVTVNGAKMSKSRGTFIKAGTYLQHLDADCLRYYYAAKLSSRIDDIDLNLEDFVQRVNADIVNKVVNLASRNAGFISKRFGGQLADNLADPALYQTFVDAAGSIADAYASRESGRAIREIMALADLANRYVDEQAPWVVAKQEGRDAELQAICSMGINLFRVLMTYLKPVLPSLTERTEAFLNCELTWDAIQQPLLGHQVNAFKALFNRIDLDKVNEMVSASKEDMTAAKVVSGPLAEDPIQETITFDDFAKVDMRIALIKSADFVEGSDKLLKLQLDLGGESRQIFSGIRSAYPDPKALEGRLTIMVANLAPRKMRFGISEGMVMAAGPGGKEIFLLSPDSGAQPGMQVK
- the apbC gene encoding iron-sulfur cluster carrier protein ApbC — translated: MNAKSPEQTNPEVLRALVTGVLAAFEHPTLKNNLTALKAIHHCALLDHVLHIELVMPFAWQSAFEALKDRVSAELLRVTGAEAIEWKLKHDIATLKRANDQAGIKGVRNIIAISSGKGGVGKSTTAVNLALALAAEGAKVGILDADIYGPSIPNMLGTEHERPTSPDGQHMAPILAHGLATNSIGYLVTDDNAMVWRGPMASKALMQLLQDTLWPDLDYLVLDMPPGTGDIQLTLSQNIPVTGALVVTTPQDIALLDAAKGIVMFEKVHVPVLGIVENMSVHICSNCGHHEPIFGTGGAEKLVKKYNSRLLGQLPLHISLREDLDRGAPTVISRPDSEFAELYRQLAGRVAAQMYWQGEAIPTEISFRAL